A genomic region of Zea mays cultivar B73 chromosome 6, Zm-B73-REFERENCE-NAM-5.0, whole genome shotgun sequence contains the following coding sequences:
- the LOC103630847 gene encoding COP9 signalosome complex subunit 3, giving the protein MESLEALVAHIQGLSGSPEELAHLHSLLKQADGEPLRAHAAALVPFLAHLSPETHSLGYIYLLDACAASASNLSDFGGGDFLVTIAGFLTACSADQIRLAPDKFLHVCKVLKDQVMQLNMPIRGIAPLRAAVRKIQSSPEQLTPVHADYLLLCLLAKQYKAGLSVLEDDIFEVDQPKDLFLYCYYGGMIYIGLKKFPKALELLHNAVTAPMSTLNAIAVEAYKKYILVSLIVNGQVPSFPKYTSISAQRSMKNHAQIYFELSTSYSNGRYTDLETFVESNSAAFQSDNNLGLVKQVLSSMYKRNIQRLTQTYLTLSLEDIARSVQLETPEDAEMHVLRMIEDGEIHATINQKDGMVSFHEDPEQYKSVEMVEHIDSSIQRLTALSKKLASIDENMSCDPSYLLKTGRDRGRFDYDDFDSVPHKYF; this is encoded by the exons ATGGAGTCCCTGGAGGCCCTCGTGGCGCACATCCAGGGGCTCTCCGGCAGCCCCGAGGAGCTGGCGCACCTCCACAGCCTCCTCAAGCAGGCGGACGGCGAACCCCTGCGCGCCCACGCCGCCGCGCTGGTCCCTTTCCTCGCGCACCTCAGTCCAGAGACCCACTCACTCGGCTACATCTACCTCCT GGATGCGTGCGCGGCATCCGCTTCCAATCTGAGCGACTTCGGCGGCGGGGACTTCCTGGTCACCATCGCCGGCTTCCTCACCGCGTGCTCGGCGGACCAGATACGCCTGGCTCCTGACAAAT TCCTGCATGTGTGTAAGGTGCTCAAGGATCAGGTTATGCAGCTCAACATGCCCATCAGAGGGATCGCCCCGTTGCGGGCGGCGGTCCGTAAGATCCAGTCCTCGCCCGAGCAGCTGACCCCGGTCCACGCGGACTACCTTCTCCTGTGCTTGCTGGCAAAGCAATACAAGGCTGGACTCAGCGTCCTGGAAGATGACATATTCGAAGTGGATCAGCCAAAGGACCTGTTCCTCTACTGCTACTACGG AGGGATGATTTACATTGGGCTCAAGAAGTTTCCTAaagctttggagcttcttcacaat GCTGTTACCGCCCCAATGTCAACATTGAACGCGATTGCTGTAGAAGCTTACAAGAAGTATATCCTAGTTTCACTCATTGTGAATGGACAG GTCCCATCATTTCCTAAGTATACATCCATATCAGCCCAAAGGAGTATGAAAAACCATGCTCAG ATTTATTTTGAGCTTTCTACAAGCTATAGCAACGGTCGCTACACTGATTTAGAGACATTTGTCGAATCAAATTCAGCAGCATTTCAATCT GACAACAACCTAGGGTTGGTGAAGCAAGTGCTCTCATCGATGTACAAACGGAACATCCAAAGGCTGACCCAGACTTACTTAACTCTTTCACTTGAAGATATTGCTAGGTCTGTTCAACTTGAAACACCAGAGGATGCTGAAATGCATGTACTTCGCATG ATCGAAGATGGAGAGATCCATGCAACCATAAACCAGAAGGATGGAATGGTCAGCTTTCATGAAGATCCTGAGCAATATAAAAGTGTTGAGATGGTGGAGCATATTGACTCGTCTATCCAGAG GTTAACGGCATTGTCCAAGAAGTTGGCTTCAATTGATGAGAACATGTCATGCGACCCTTCATATTTGTTGAAG ACGGGAAGGGATCGTGGAAGATTTGACTACGATGACTTCGACTCTGTTCCACACAAGTATTTTTGA